The Maridesulfovibrio bastinii DSM 16055 sequence TCCTACTGTGATCAGGTTATTCTGATTACTCCCGGAACAGATGGAGCGCTTGCCCTTGCAATGATGCATGTTCTTGAGAAGGAAGGTCTGGCTGATTCAGAATTTTTAAAGACTCAAGCCGAAGGGTATTCTGAGTTTCGTGAAACTCTTGAGAACTATACCCCGGAGTGGGCAGAAAAAATTACCGGTGTTCCAGCTGAAGTAATTGTTAAACTGGCTCGTGAATTCGGTGCTGTCAAAGCTCCGGCCATAATTCTTGGAAGCGGTAACTCCCGTTATGGAAACGGTGGTATGACCGTGAGACTGATTACCATACTTTCGGCCTTTACCGGTGCCTGGAATAAAAAAGGCGGCGGTTATTGCGGAAGCAATCCAAACAGCAAGTCATATGTAGATAAAAATAGAATCACACGCCCTGATCTGCGCAGCAACAGCGCGCGTTTTGTTAATATAAATAAAATTTCCTCAGCTCTTAACGGTGAAGCTGGCGAAAGTCCCATAAAATGCCTTCATGTTTATGCCTGTAATCCCGTGGCATCGGTTGCGGACCAGCAGGGTATTGTCAAGGGAATGAGCCGGGCGGATCTTTTTACCGTGGTGCATGAAAGGTTTATGACCGATACTGCGCGTTACGCAGATATAATTCTTCCCGCAACTTTCTCAGTGGAACAGTCGGACTGCCATACCGCTTACGGCTATTGTTCGTTCGGTGTTTCCAGAAAAGTAGTTCCGGCTCCCGGTGAATGCAAAAGTAACTGGGATATTTTCTGTATGCTGGCAGAAGGCATGGGATTTGATGACGATCACTTCAAACGCAGTGAAGACGATTTGCTTGATGAGCTGCTGGCAAATCCTATGTCAGGCCTTCAGGAAATCTCTGAATCCGATAAAAAAGTTTTTGCAGAGGGTGGAACTGTTTCTATTGCTTACTCCGATCATACAGACTGGCAGACTCCGTCAGGAAAGCTTCAGATAATTAATAACTCTCTGGAAGATAAACTTCCTGTTTATCGTGAGTGCTATGGTGGTGACTATCCCTTAAAACTAATTTCCGTTCCAAGCTCTGAAACTTTGAATTCAATCTTTCTTGAACGTGATGAGTTGATGGAGCGCAGAGGTGAAATGACCTTGCAGATGCACCCCGCGGATGCTGAAGCCCGAGGGATTTCAGACGGTGATTCGATTGTAGCCTGTAATGAACAGGGAAAGGTTGTTTTTACTGCTGCGCTTACACCTCTTATTGCCAGAGGAGCGGTTGCGGCTGTCGGTGTTTTTAAAACTATGCAGTCTGCAAACGGAAACCTTGTAAACACACTCCATCATGAACGGCTTTCAGATATCGGAGAAGCAACTACAATGAATGATAATACTGTGGAAATAAGAAAAGCCTGATAATTTTGACTGATTAAATAAAAAAGGTCCGGTTTTGCCCAAGGCGTTCAGCATAGGTGTGGACCATGCTGAACTGGAGAACTTAAAAAGGAAACCCCCGAAAGTCGGGGGTTTCCTTTTGCGACCTGCCTCGGTGTAAGCCAATAAAGGTAGGTGGGAGTCCTGTTATATGCCAGCAAACAATTGCCTTTTGGCATATTCAGCTACGGCCTTTTCGAGCATTTCCTGCCAATCGTTGAACTGAGTACGTTCTCGAACTAACTCCTGCAACATTTGGTTGTCCTCAAGAGATTCTTTTTCTGTATCAATATCAATCGGATCAAACATTTCTTGGACATCAGAAAACGAAGTGTATTGCCTCATGAAATCTTGGGGAAAAAGCTCGGCAAAATTAACTTCTTGTGAGCCTTCCATCTGCTTGGCATTGTTTTCCAGCCGTTTGAATTTCTTACTTAACTCGTCAAATCCTTTCATTGTTCTTCTCCATTTGTATTTTGTATCAACGCCCGCATAGTATACTATTTGAAATCCAATATTCAACTCAATTTATTAATCTGATAAAATCAACACTCTAGGGTTGGCAAAATATCTTGCTGGCAAAAGAGTATCCCCCAACCCATACGGGCCGGGGGATATTTTGTGATTTGCGAACCAAAAGTCCACACCTTTACTGAACGGCTCGGGTTTTGCCGGACCTTTTTTATTTAATCTATTGCTTTGATTACAGGACCTTGAATTTCTTCGGTTCACCGCCTCTGCCGTCAATAAGGTGTACGGCGCAGGCTATACAGGGATCAAAGGAGTGAATGGTTCTCAGAATTTCAACCGGACGATCAGGATCAGGACACGGACAGCCCATAAGTGACTGTTCGGCAGGACTGAGCTTTCCATTGGCGCATCTTGGTCCAAGGTTCCATGTTGAAGGCACAACAAGCTGGAAGTTATCAATTTTACCGTCCTTGATTTTTATCCAGTGTGAGAGCGCGCCTCTGGTTACGCAGCAGGTGCCGACACCTTTTATTTCCCGGTCAGGCATTGTCCATTTCTGGTATATTTTATCATCTCCGGCCTTAATGCGGTCAGCACAGGTATTAATCCAGCCCTCCATGCGTCTGGTCAGCATAGTTGTTTCTACCACGCGACAGACTGTCCGGCCCATGGTGGAAAAGAGCTGTTCTGATTTCATTCCTGTTTTTTTGAAAAAATCATCCAGAAGTTTGGTCGTTTCGCTTTCCTTTTTTGCGTAGGCTATGGCTCTACGGGCCAGAGGGCCTGTTTCCATTGGCTCATCTTTGTATCTGGGGGCCTTTGCCCACGAATATTTATCCTTATCTTCATAGCTGGTGTATTGCGGGTCGGTTTCGCCTTCATAAGGCTTGCGGGCCTTGTCTCCCTCATACCAGCTTCTGGCTACATGCTCCGCAATGTTATCAAGGTCCATTTTATCATGTTTATGCAGATTGTTTCCCCAGATTATTCCGGATTTGAAATACGGGTCTTTTCCAGTTTCCGGGTCATAGAAATCGGAGAAAGCCATGAAATTGGATGTGCTTCCATATTTCAAAGCCTCAGGATATTTCATGGTGAGCATTGTTATGTCCGGCATCATGGCGTTTTCAACAAACTCCATTGTAATTTTCCAGATGTGCCGGAAGTGCTCGATTATTTCCGGTCTTAAACTGTCATAGCAGGTTACCCCGCCCACAACCATGGACTGGGCATGGGGGTTTTTGCCTGCGAAAAGAGCCATGGCTCTGGCAAGCTCAAGTTGAACCCTTAATCCTTCAAAATAATGGGCTGAAAGGATCAGGTTTTCTTCCGGGGTCAGGTGATAAGCCGGGTTTCCTCCAAGAAAATATGCATTTTCAAGAAATCCCAACTGTCCTGTCTTAACAAAATCTTTCAATCTTTTCTGGATCAGGTAAAGCTCGGATGGATCTTCGGATCTGTTGCTGGTCTGGGCAACCAGTTTTCCAGCCTTTGCAGGGTTTGCTGATATGGCGGAAGCCATATCTATCCAGTCAAGCCCGTGGAGGTGATAAAAGTGTACCAGATGATCATGAACAACCAGAGCTGAAAGGATAAGGTTCCGTATTACTTCAGCCATCGGCGGTGCTTTGATATCCAGTGCATCCTCAATTGCTCTTATGGAAGTAAGTGCGTGAGTGTTGGTACAGACTCCGCAGGTTCTTTGAGTAAAAAGCGGAGCATCTTCAGGCGGCCTTCCCTTAAGTATTTTTTCTATTCCCCTGAAAAGCTGGGCTCCCACCCATGCGTCTTTCACTCGTCCATTATCTATTTCAACCTCAATTTTGAGATGTCCTTCTATTCTGGTCACCGGATCAATAATTAGATTCTTACCGGCAACAACTGCTGATTTTTGACTCATAACTTTTTTCTCCTTCCTGATCTGGCAGGTTAGCTCTTGGGATTGTCTTCAATCGGGTGGAAGAACGGAGAATAGTCATCCCAGAAATTGGGTTCGCTGCATCCGATACATGGAGCTCCGGCCTTAACGGGCCAGTTAACCTGATTAAACATTTCTGTGGGGCAGTTGTTGTAAGTATATGGTCCCTTGCATCCCAGCTTGTAGAGGCACCATCCTTTTTTAGCTTCCGGGCTGTCAAAACTGAGTGCGAATTCACCCTTGTTGAAATGCTCCTGCCGCGGGCAGTGAGCGTGAACTGTGTCTCCAAAAAACATTTTCGGACGGTTCCATGAGTCAAGCTTGGGCATACCTTTTGTAAGAAGGTGGACTACTGTTCCAACAAAATTCATCGGGTTTGGCGGGCATCCGGCAATATTTATAGCTTCAACTCCAACTGACTCCAGAGCTGCATTTACTCCTTTTGATCCGGAAGGGTTGGGGCTTGCGGCCTGAACCCCGCCAAAGCTGGCACAGGAACCCATAGCAATAGTTGCTATGGCCTTTGATGCGACCCGTGCACAGAGCTGGAAAAATGTCTCTCCACCTACTTTGCAGTATTCCCCGCCATGATATGTTGGAATACCTCCCTCGATAACACAGATATATCCATCCGGATTTCTTAGGGCTTTCTCAAGTGCGGCATGTGAAGCATGTCCTGCTGCCGCCATTACGGTTTCACAGTAATCAAGCGAAATTGTACTCATTATTATTTCATCAAAATATGGCTCATAGGCTCTAAGCAGAGCTTCCGTACATCCTGTGCATTCAGCACCGTGCAGATATACTACAGAAGGTCTTTTTTTATTCAGCAGAGCCTCGGCTACCTGAGGAGCTGCGGCAGGGCCGAGTCCTATAAAAGTGCCCATTACTGTGCAGAATTTCATGAAATCACGACGGTCCAGCTTTTTTCTGCCGGCCATCATTTTTAGTGAGTCGAATCTGTTTCCGTTCGGCATAAGATCCTCCTTGGCTAGCCGGGCTTGTGACAGGCTGTGGTACAGCCTACAGGATTTTTACCGCCTTTGGTCCGCATCTGGGTATGGCATCCAAGACAGCTCGGGGGGCCATCGGAGTGCCAGGCTCTGTAAAAACCGCTTTTGTCATTAGGATCGTCACTCACATGACATTCACGGCAGGGAACGAATTCTCCCAGAGTTTTTCCTGATTCCTTGTGATGGCATTTCTTACAGGCAACATTGATTGCATGGAATCCATGAGGAAATTTAACTTCTTTTACCCATGTGTTTAATTTTTTGTTTCCAGCTGGCCGTACGATAGTGATTTTGTCGGGCACCTCGTATGCCTGAACCGCAGTTATCGCCAGAAAAGCAATAGCTACGGCAGAGATGAAAGGCAGAATCCTTTTCAGCATGGCTCCTCCATTTTCTGCATAAATTAGATTGAATCTAATAATACATGAAATAACTTAAAGGTAAATAAGAATAACATGAATTTAATGTAGCGTTTTCATTATATAGAAGAGAAATTTTAGGCAGTTATTTTTTGTGCAGTCTCTGAGTCCCTAAATAAACGCTTTTAGCTGTGTATGGAATGCTGAAATTTTCATTTTTACTTGCTGTTAAATTTAAAAATAGTTCATTAGCTCTTATTTCTCTTTTTGTTACATTAGAAAATACTATTAATCTTTAGAGAATACGTTTCTGTTAAAAGTGTTACGTGAAATTGCGGTTCTCAGGCTCTGTTTTATTGAGATATTCCCATCGCCGTATATTTGAAATCTTAGAATTCAGTGCTGCTCATAGCTTGAGCTGATAAAATGGAATATGAAATAATCCAACAATTGTAGTGAAATATCCTTAGCTTGAAATTTTGATGTTACAATTTGATGTCTTAAAAAACGGACTTAGTCTGACTGGATCATATCGCTTTAATATCGAGTCTGAAAAAACGGACTAAATGGTGATAAACTATATAATTTTTAAGACCATGTATTAAAAGAATATTTATTTTATAAAACAAGTGCTCCAGTCCTTTTTTTCAGACTTTGTTCCGATTGTCACAATCTTAGAGATCTGTAGAAGCATCTAATAAGTTCTTTTGTTCACAAAAGTGAAAAAATAAATTTTCTATCAAAGCCTGTGTTTTTAGCCTCATGCGTATTTTATCAAAAAAATCAAAGCTCTCCTCTGTTCATTGCGGCATGCTATTTGCTTTTGCCGAAGAAACTGAACGCTTAATCAGTTACAAAAGATAAAATTAATTAACCGGGAAACAGGTTCTTTTTAACTCAGGTCAATATTTAATAGGCCTGATTCTGGTTGTTTCAGATATTTTATCTTTATCTGTTGAATAATTATTCAAGTGATTAAGCCTGTTTCAGATCTGATTGATCTTTGATTCGAGAATAATGCCGGTAGGTTATCTCTTCGGCTTATTGCTATAATTTCGAGGCTCAGCTCCCTATAGTCTGCTGTTTTGTTTTCTTGACTGACAAAACAGCAGTGGGAGCACTGTTTCGACTTTTCCCATTTATTCATGGGGAAAGACTGTAATGGACAGTGCAGTTTTTTCGGACACAGAAGACGCATTCCGGAAAATCTGTTTTTATTGCGGTTTTGTTGGTTTGTCTGATGGGTGGTTTTTAAGGGCAATTGCCGGAAATCACAAAATTATTTCTCTTAAAGGATTGGTCAGTTGAAAAACAGATATATCCCGATAATTACAATCTCAGTTGTTTTAGCCCTTGTGGCGGCTGTCGGTTTTTTAATACCGCCGGCAGTACAGGACGCACCAACCCGTGTAGTCCTTGATAACAGCGGTGGTAGAGTTATTTTCAATCATCTCACACATGTTGATGACTATGGTCTGGAGTGTTCCGATTGTCACCACGATGATATCGGACAGGATACTCCTATTGCCTGTGGCAACTGTCATCCCGCTGCTTTTGATAAAAAATTCAAAGCAGAACACATGAAAAATTTCAAAAGTGATGAAGCATGTCTCCGCTGTCATGATGAAAAGCCCACTGGTCCTCTGTCCGAAGAAGACAGACCGGATATTGAATCCATCCCGACCAGATCCGAGGCTTTCCATAAACAGTGTATGTCCTGCCATGAAGACATGGGCGGACCTTACGGTGAAGACTCCTGTTACGAATGTCATGCGAGGTAATGCCGATGCTTAAAATTCATTACTCACTCGAATCAGATCTGAAAAAGGATATCGTAGATATTCCGGCACCTGATGAAATAAATATCAGAGTCAGCAACCTCGTTCTGAAGACCGGCAAAGGAAAGAAAATAGCCAAAGGCGAGCTTATTGCCGAACATCCCTCCAGATTCGGCGGTGCATACCACGCTCCTGTTTCAGGTAAAGTTACCAAGGTTAACTACCACCATATCACTATCAAAAGTGACGGTACTGATAACTGTGTTGAGCCGGTTGATTTGAGTTCTCTTGAAACCGGTAAAGAGCTTTTACGTACTCTGCAGGGGCTGGGTGTTGATGTTGCACCGCTTTCATCTGCTTCCAGACTGCTCATTATAAACGGACTTAATCCCGAACCGGGAATATCTGTTACCGAGCAGCTTCTTAGAGTCGAGCTGAAAACTATCGAAGCCGGACTTGAAATGGCCCGCAGATTTATAGCTCCCGAACAGACCGTTCTGGCTGTGTCTGCCGGTTCTCCATATAGACTGGACGGCGCTGAGATAAAGCAGATCAAGCCCAAGTATCCGAATTCCCTCGATGCTCTGGTTGCTAAAAAAGTGACTGGAAAAGAGTTTCCCGAGGAAACCAGAATAATGAGTGTTGTTGATCTCTACAGGATCGGAAAGATTGTTTTAAGCGGTCTTCCTATCACCGATACTACAATAACAGTCGGCGACACCAACTATCATATCCCTCTGGGAACCCCGATCAGACATCTGGTTGAATACCTCGGCCTTGAAGTCAGCAGCGGCGACAAGGTTGTGCTTGGCGGACCTTTCCGCGGTGAGGCTGTCTACAGCCTTTCAGAGGGCGTTAAAAAAGCTGACCACGGACTTTTTGTAGTCAAGGCTGGTTCTTTCCCCGCCATTGAGGATGCAACCTGCATCAACTGCGGTGAGTGTGTGCTTAACTGTCCCGCTAGAATTCAGGCAAACCTGATCAGCCGTTATGCTGAGTTCGAAATGTTCGACCATGCGGTCAGGCACGGACTTCACAGCTGTCTGGAATGCGGTCTCTGTTCATTCAACTGTACCGCCAGAAGACCTCTTTTGCAGTACATTCGTTTTGCTAAAACCCAGCTCATGAATCAGGGAGCCGGGGAGCAGGAACAGGGTTAGGCGGCCGTTTTTTTCGGCAATCGTAAAAGTTTCGAGATTTAAAGGGTTAATACTATATGACTCCTCCCGTAATTAAAGCAATGTCGGACGTAGCCGTAAGACTGACCGTATCACCGGCTCCGCACTGGCGCAGTAAGCGCACAGTGGAGAAGATGATGATGTGTCATCTGCTGGCTCTTGTCCCGGCAATGGCAATGGCAATTTATATGTTCGGTATCCGGGCTGCCTCACTTGCAGGCATAGCCGGAGCCGTAGCGGTTGTTACTGAGGCCGTATGTCTTAAGCTTCAGAACCGTGACATCAATGTAGACAACTACAGTGCTCTTTATGAAGGCGTCCTTTTTGCCTTTCTGCTCCCGGCAGGCGCACCGTGGTGGCTTGCAGCAATAGGAGCCGTGGTAACCATAGCTCTTGGCCGTACCGTATTCGGAGGCTTCGGATGTAATCCCGTCTGTGCTCCTCTGGTTGCGTGGGCTTTCTGCAGACTCTCCTGGCCGCAGGCTATGGATATTGATTTCAATACCGCACAGTTCGCCATGAACTATCCACTTGATCAGCTCAAGCATTTCGGCGTGGATAGCCTGTATCAGTTTGACTACAAGAATCTTTTCTACGGCTTTCAGCTTGGCGGCATCGGTTCCTCACAGGTCGCAGCACTTCTTGTCGGTGGAATATTCCTTATAGCCACCGGCTGGATTCGCATTTTTATTCCGCTTTCATTCCTTATCGGAGTAGCCGGAACAGCAACCCTGTTCTGGGGAATTGATCCTTCTGTATATGCTGATCCGCTTTTTCATATCCTTACCGGAAGCACGGTTTTTGCCGCGTTCTTCCTTGCCCCTGATGTAGCCTCCAGCCCTGTGGGAAAAATACCGCAGATTCTGTTCGGATTGATAGCCGGTATTATGGTCGTGATTATCCGTGTCTACGGAATTTATCCCGACGGAGTGCCCTTTGCCATCATGATTGCGAACCTGCTCACCCCGCTTTTGGACAGGGTGCGCCCCAAACCTTTCGGAGGCAGATAAGACATGCGTGAAATTATTCATATGATCGTAGTCCTGTCACTTATCTGTGCCGCTTCAGGAACACTTCTGGTGAACCTGAAAAAAGCAACTAAAAGCCAGATCGAGCAGCAGGTACTGACTTATGTTCAGGGTCCGGCCCTTCTTTCTGTTCTTAAGGATCGTGACAACGATCCCATCAAGGAAAGAGTTAAAATTAAAGGTGTCAATGTTTTTCCGGCTATGAAAGACGGCAAACTCATCGGCGTGGCAATTGAATCATTTGCTCCGGGTTATTCCGGAAACATCGGCGTAATGGTCGGATTCAATATGCAGAAAGATGCATTGCTGGGAATCGGAATTACAACTCAGACCGAGACTCCGGGAATAGGAACAAGAGTTACCAAACCGTCATTTACCTCAAGATTTGTAGGGCATGATCTCAAAAGCATGCAGCTCAAATCCAAAGGTGGTGATGTCGACGGTATTTCCGGTGCCACCTATTCATCCACCGGTACTGTTGATGCCGTTCGTAAAGCCATTGAGACTTTCAACGGAATCAAGCCTGAAATCCTCAAAATCTGGCAGACTTCATAGGAGGCTTTCGTGAGCGCTATAGTTAAAGAATTTGTCAAAGGACTATGGGAAGAGCTTCCGCCGTTCAGGGTTGTTCTTGGTCTGTGTCCAACACTGGCTGTTACTTCAAATGCGGAAAATGGTCTTGGAATGGGAGTCGCGGTCGTGTTTGTTCTGACTCTGTCAAACCTGATCATTTCCGCTTTAAGAAAAATAATACCTACCAAGGTTCGTATCGCCTGCTTCATTGTTATTGCTGCTTCACTGGTTGTTGCCGTTGAGCTGCTCATGCAGGCTTATACCTATCCGCTTTATCAGAAGCTCGGAATTTTTGTTCCGCTTATTGTTGTTAACTGTCTCATTCTTGGTCGTGCTGAAGCTTTCGCATCCAAGAATCCGATTATGCTTTCCATTGCCGATGCTCTGGGTATGGGAATCGGTTTTACCCTGTCGCTTACTTTTCTCGGTGCTATCCGCGAAATACTCGGAAGCGGAACCATTTTCGGGCATGCAATCATGTGGGAAAGTTTTCATCCAGCCGGATTCATGGTCAAGGCTCCCGGCGCATTCGTTGCTTTGGGACTGATACTGGCCGGCATGAATGCCTTCAATCGTTATCAGAGCCGCAAGAAAGGTGAAACACCTCCCGATTGCCAGAATTCAACCTGTGCAAGCTGCGGTGCCTGCGGTTCCTGCAACTCAATTAACGAACGCTAGAAGGAGTAAATACGATCATGGAATACTTCCTGCTTTTTATCTCCGCCACTTTTATCAATAACATCGTACTGGTTCAGTATCTTGGTGCCTGCCCGTTCATGGGAACATCCAAGTCCACCGATGTAGCCATCGGAATGGGTAGTGCGGTTATTTTTGTTATTCTGATGGCAACCGCTTTCACCTGGCCGTTGCAGCATTATGTGCTCGACCCTTATGGAATCGGATATCTGCAGACCATTGTTTTTATTCTGGTCATTGCATCACTTGTTCAGTTCGTGGAGATGTTCCTCAAAAAAGCCATTCCACCGCTGTATAAGTCTCTGGGACTTTTTCTGCCCCTTATCACAACAAACTGCGCCGTGCTTGGCGTGGCTATCATGGTTCAGCGCAGCGAATATTCGTTCGTTAAATCACTGGTTTTCGCGTTCTCATCCGGTGTAGGTTTCCTTGTTGCGCTGGTAATTATTTCTTCCATTCGTGAAAGACTGGATATCGCACCGGTTCCAAGTGTGTTCAGAGGGGTTCCCATCGCTTTGATCATGGCTGGAATTATGTCTCTGGCGTTCTTTGCCTTTAAGGGCATGGCTGCCTAACTAGTGAAGGAGACAAGTTAATTATGGTTACATCTTCGATATTAGTATTGTTCCTTTTAGGATTTATTGCTGCCGGTATACTTGCCGCAGCATCCAAGATTCTCCATGTGGAGGAAGATCCTCGCATAGCTCTGGTTGAAAACTGCTTTCCCGGTGCGAACTGCGGCGGATGCGGATTTCCCGGATGTTCAGCAGCAGCTGCCGCTGTCGTCAAGGGACAGGCCGCTCCTGAAGTCTGCGTTGCAGGTGGAGCCGACATCGCCACCAACATTGCTGCAATCATGGGTACAGAGGTTGCTTTTAAAGAACCCAAAGTGGCCGCAAATATCTGCACCGGTGGTTCCAGAGCGAACCTTCTCTTCGATTATGAAGGCGTTGAGGACTGCCGCGCTGAAGCTCTTCTCTACGGTGGTGAAAAATCATGCGGTCTTGGTTGTATCGGCCTTGGCTCATGTGTGAAAGTCTGCGGTTTTGACGCTATTCGTCTTACCGATGACGGACTTCCCATTGTAGACATGAATGCCTGCCGCTCATGCGGAAAATGCGCTGAAGTCTGCCCCACAGGTGCGGTTCGCATCAGTGGCATGACCATGGACCTGCTGCATCTTAATGAGATTGATGATTGTCTTGCGCCCTGCATGCAGAAATGCCCGGCACAGATAGACGTCAGAACATATATCAACCAGATGAAAAAAGGGGATATGCGTGGAGCATTGCTGACCATGAAGGAACGCAATCCGCTTCCGCTGGCTGTCGGACGCCTCTGCCCGGCACCCTGCGAAACCATTTGTCGCCGCAACATTGCCGATGAAGGTGTCGCAATTCATACCCTGCACCGTTTTGTGGCTGACTGGGAAATGAACTCAGGTTCCCGTCTGTCACTGACCTGCAACCCCCTTTCCGGTCATAAAGTAGCGATCATAGGTTCCGGACCTGCCGGTCTTTCCTGCGCTTATTTCCTGCGCAGAGTAGGGCATCAGCCGGTTATCTTTGAAAAACGTGACGTGGCCGGTGGTATGATGAAAGGAATTATCCCTGAATACCGTCTGCCTGAAAAAGTTGTAGACTGGGAAATTCAGAGCATTTTCGACCTTGGTGTGGAAGTCCGCACAGGTGTTGAATTCGGTAAGGATATTACCGTCAAGCAGCTTGAAGATGAAGGCTTTGAGGCCATATTTATGGCTACCGGAGCATGGAAAGTGCCTGCCCTTGGAATAGAAAACGGGGACAGCGAGAATGTGCTTGACGCAATTAGTTTTCTTGCCGGTGTAGGTAAGGAATTCAGCGACCTCAAAGGTAAGAAGATCG is a genomic window containing:
- a CDS encoding electron transport complex protein RnfA, whose protein sequence is MEYFLLFISATFINNIVLVQYLGACPFMGTSKSTDVAIGMGSAVIFVILMATAFTWPLQHYVLDPYGIGYLQTIVFILVIASLVQFVEMFLKKAIPPLYKSLGLFLPLITTNCAVLGVAIMVQRSEYSFVKSLVFAFSSGVGFLVALVIISSIRERLDIAPVPSVFRGVPIALIMAGIMSLAFFAFKGMAA
- a CDS encoding FAD-dependent oxidoreductase, which produces MVTSSILVLFLLGFIAAGILAAASKILHVEEDPRIALVENCFPGANCGGCGFPGCSAAAAAVVKGQAAPEVCVAGGADIATNIAAIMGTEVAFKEPKVAANICTGGSRANLLFDYEGVEDCRAEALLYGGEKSCGLGCIGLGSCVKVCGFDAIRLTDDGLPIVDMNACRSCGKCAEVCPTGAVRISGMTMDLLHLNEIDDCLAPCMQKCPAQIDVRTYINQMKKGDMRGALLTMKERNPLPLAVGRLCPAPCETICRRNIADEGVAIHTLHRFVADWEMNSGSRLSLTCNPLSGHKVAIIGSGPAGLSCAYFLRRVGHQPVIFEKRDVAGGMMKGIIPEYRLPEKVVDWEIQSIFDLGVEVRTGVEFGKDITVKQLEDEGFEAIFMATGAWKVPALGIENGDSENVLDAISFLAGVGKEFSDLKGKKIVVIGDTNTAMDVVRSASRLGAETAAIIPCIQRKMSANKKEVERAAELGSDLKFLTEPVRVIAENGKVSGVEYRELQYDDPKKATGKPKPVEGSEQSMDADYIIVASDRVADTDVFRTESGEQLFELDKKTGGIKTDPMTMQTSVPNVFAGGEVHTGRSILIQAVADGRCAARGIHYFVTKGEIPEISNPQLRVIPESILKNMEVIYTIPRIKVPEISVEERKSTFKEEVTGSIVYDEARKESSRCLRCGLTCYDSEAGAEYAADSDVHKFNEA